The Cinclus cinclus chromosome Z, bCinCin1.1, whole genome shotgun sequence genome contains the following window.
ACAGGTATGGTGGGTCTGTTTTTATTGTACTCTTGTACAGCTATTGTGTCCAGACAGTATTCACTGTTAACAGTGGTGTAAAGTATTCGACTACTTTGATATACATTTGGGTACAGTGGGCTGTACTGGCTCACCAGAATTTATGCTACCTTACAGCAGACCTAGGCAAAATAGCATTGACACAAAACAAGTCTCACTTTTCACATGGAAAAAAGGTATTATATTCTCTTTGTTATGGTGAAAAAGTTGAAAAACCAGGACCTTTGAAGACTTAGAACTATGAGATATATTAAACAAAACCTAAGAGACACAAAATAGAATAAATAGTGAACCACATTCaacactgaaaatgaaaagataCTGAATTGCACATGCTTATGAATTAAGCATTCCTTgaagagaacaaaatgaaaGCCTGTATTTCAGCTTGTATACCGGTGCTAACCAAGACTGTAGTAACTCTGCAGAGCAACTAAAGGTGGTGTTCACTCTTACAAGACAGTTACCACCTGAGGtgctcacagccagcagtgcaTCTACCATCACTCTCATACAAGCACACAAACCCAGAGCTCACAAAGCTGGCAGCTACAGTGACAAAAATCACTCTCTTTAGTAAAATGTTTGCTTAGCTCTTTTGTCAGTATATCAAATTAATCTAGTGGGACTGTGTCATTATTGgcattatataattttattcaaATTCACACTAAGCCTGTAAAACTAGTATTTGCTGACTGTTTCTAAAGAGGGGTTAAGTcatgtttcagaaaataaataaatgcatcaCAGAATTAAGTCAAAACAAACTATGATAggtatattattatatttattaggAGTACTAAATTAACgttagaaaaatatataatctCTTCTAAGATCCTAGACATAAACTACATTAAATAGAACTGAAACCATACTGcattttacttcattttatcttcaaaaacacagaggcacaaagaattttttttactaattaTGTTAAGCTCATAAATATAATGTCAGTGAAAAATCTGGAAATACAGAAAGCTTTAAAACTAATGACAACCCTCAGTTACAGTGCAGTCTAGACAGCATTTTGCATTGATTTTGCTAAGTGGTCATATTAAGTGTCACAAATACCCTCAAACATCAATAAGACATCTACAAATGTCTTAAAAGTCAATCAAAGTTCAAAAATACATGTCAATGACTCAAATGGTGCaattttaatctaaaaaaaaatgtaatgcccataataaaatgcaattattcAACACAAGGatgtaataaaattttaagtctAAGGGGACTTTACTTTGTTTTTACATAGGGATCTCTGTTATGCTTATGTACACTTTGGTGTGAGTGGCATTAATGACAATATAGCAATCTACAAATACTAAACACTTATTTCCCCCTTTCTCCCAATGCTACAGACCTTGACCTCCAGCTACACCAAAACTATCTAGAATTAGGTTATACAAATGCATAACCTTGCAGTCATACTGATCCCAGTTTATATTCTCTACTGACCCTCCAAAGATTCaactgagcagggacagcatgACCTTGGAACGCTTCAttctttcaggagaaaaaaaagtcatcctGAACTTAGCCTTTTTGACCATAAAAGGCATTCAAATGCTCAAAGACAACAAACAGGAGGTCTCAGAAGTCTCATTTCCTAATTTCCACATTTTTGGCTGGAAGCTACTCTTTTCTTGTTCCCAAATATAATTAGAGacaaaagaacagaaacatcaggaaagaaataattatcAAAGGCGTTAAACAACAATTATTAAGTTGTTCATTATTTTTCAGCCCACAGCTTCCACTGATGCTATCATtaacatttctgtgaaaatatagCTAAGACAGTGCATATATCCCAAATAAAGCAAGTTCGTACTTCATAGGAGGGATATGCCTTCATTAAAAAACTTGCAGAATACTTCCAGGAAATAACCAGatcttgaaaatattaatgtcAGTTCCAGTTATTATAGCAATTATTACAACTTGCTTAAAAAGATCTTTCCTTCTTCTAATTCCCAGGAAGCAGAGATGATGTACTTTGCTTAACTGAAAGCATTAATTTTTGTTATCTGACACAGTTTGCTGCAATAGTCtggaatttctatttttttcctttagaccACCAAGGTAGAGAAAAGCTATAAAATGCAGCACTAAGCCAAACAGAAACTTACTAATCTTAACTATAAGAACTATAAGTCTTgaggcaaaacaaaattaaagaaatacgTAATTGTAGTTATAAGATGTAGTAAAGTAATATAAGCAGTTTTCTTACCATTAATTTATCATTTGTTCTAAGGTCTATCAATTCTAAATTGCTTAAAAGCTCTAGTATTTCTGactgtaattttattattaaactGTATCTTAAGTCATAAACTAAATACAATTCCATATCTATGTACAAACAAGTTCATTTTATCTGTAAGGCTTAGCTTTTCCCTAAGAATATTTCTAACATATTCACAGTATAGTATATCACAGAAAATCCATATCTGTCCCACAGATCTTTGGATAGTAGCATTGCAAGATGGCAATTCATTCTGTTTAATGAGTCTATTCAATTTTATCCATACGTCCTCCAAATTCTGGTTTTTACAAATAGACTGTTCAACTGTCCATTTTGCTCTACAAAACACATGCAGATTTAGTCTTTCCAAATTACTCTGCAGTTCTTGAGATAAAGGATGAATCTTTTCTTTGAGTTTAGCGCTAGGGAGAGAGACACTCCAAGACcttttcaatttttgttttccattaggTGGTGGCTCTCCTTGATAGTCCAAGTTAATTGGTCTGTGAACAGCCTTTGCTTGGATTAAAGTCGGACCACGTTTCATACTAGAGTGAAACTCAAGGAGATTTTTTGTGCAGTCATAATCACGAGATCCTGTAACATATTCTGAAGCTGTAGAAAGCTGTTTCAACTCTTCCACTTCCTCACAAGAAATAACAGGTGCCTGCTTTTTTGGTTTGAGGGGAAGTTTGTGTAAATCATTTGGAAACCAGGGTGCAAATCTTGGTAATTGGCGAACGGGAAACTCcttcactgctgcttctgcaaaTTTCTGCAGCTTTACTAGATCTCTCTGATGTGGTCGATAATGCAAGACCACTTCCATGCTTGAACAGTAGGAATCCAGTGATTCTTAGGAAAACAGTCTCTTGATAAGGATTCTTGTATCTAGACTGAAACATCTTATTTACAAGAATTTCCTTGCCCCATGATGCAAAGATGAGTGGAAAACAGGACCTAAAGCAGAAGTATTATAAAACAGTAAGATACTACCATTCTACAAAAAACATAGCTAGGATACTTTTCAAGAAAGAAACAGGTagtaaaaatacatgaaatatgTATCAGAACATCCTATTTTATCTAGGCTGAATGTTAGGAGCTGTATTCCATCATTACCAGCACAATTTCAGCACACTGAACATTATCCACACGCGCACTGcttattcaaaacaaaacagtccTTTTCCAAGAGAACTCCTCTACTGTCACCACCTCATACTTACCATCCATAACTATTCTGGTTAATTGTTGTGATGCATATTAAAAGGCACACAATTACTACTGCCTATTTTCTCAAATTTAGcagacaattttttaaaagagttttcCTCCTCTATATCAGCATTTTAAGCCAAGGTACATAaagtaactaaaaaaaaaacatgttacaGAAACCCCTCCTAAAATAGTACTGACTGATACAGTAGATTCTAAAGTAAAAGAGTTAAAAAGGAAGTGCTCTAGGCAAATTAAAGCTGCCTGCTTCCATTTTGTATCAGAACCACACATCTAGTTTTAGCCTCAAAGCTTCCATGTATTACATGAAACTATGCTTTAATCCTTAAGGAACCgataatttcttaatttactAGACTTTTGGGATAACCAAACACCTTATTAAGTAGTCAAAGGCTTTATACTTCCATACAAAGATTATATTAAACACAGGAGCATGATGGAGAACTACAAGCACTGTCatgaaacataaataaaatatgcagtGTTGCTCTCCTACTTCCCACccttctccccatttccccctgcccccacAAGAAATTAGCAATGATTTCATATTCCCTTATGGATAGCAGTAACATTAAGaggatattaaaataataaaatctagGATTGCCACTGTCAAGATTTTGTTTAATACAGtcacaatgaaaataaatgccCACACCAGAAGTGGGTTCTGCAAAACCTACAGCCTGcaccaaattaaaaacaaaatcaaggaTGGCACTGTTTTCTTACAAAAGCAAAATGATCCACCATAaagctttctgctttttattaatTACTGTCAAAATTTATTTGGCAGCTACTGatgtttcatgtttttatgtttttgccTTTGTTGCATATGTGTACATGTATTTGAAAAGAGCTTGTTGAGCTTTGAATTATGGTTAACATATTTTACTATCACACGGAGACACCGTTAAAAAACTTTGTCCAGgaaagttttaaaacaaacacatgGTCACTGAAAGTACTCCTACCTGCACTACTTTATCCATCTCACTGATGGAGAATGCTTGCAGAGGTGAGATTCTAACCAGCTCTTTATTACAAGTAAATAACTAGCAGCATTTATGATTCAGAAGTGATCAAATGCTTCACAGGGCTCTCTTGATTTTGGAGAGaaatttacattaattttgGAGGCATGCAAGAGACCTACACAATTGTATTTTCACTCTTCGTGATCCCTGAATCAAGGAGATAAGCCTCACGGTTGCACATGAAGTGAAAAGGGCAAAAGCCATCCAAAGGGGAATCACGTAATCAACGGTGTTGGAAAAGACGTCTAAGATCATGGAATCCAACGTAAAGCAGAACACTACCATGTTAAATAGGCCATGGCATCAAGCGCCAcgtccagtctttccttaaacactcTACGGGACGgcgactccaccacctccctgggcagcccatgccaatgtctaatcaccctTCCTGCGAAGAAATCCCTCCTAACGCacaacctaaacctcccctgacccAGTTTGTGTCCTCTCGtcctgaaaaaacaaacaaacaaacaaaagaagcagcagggGAACTGGAAATTTTGGCTGAACATTTTCTTTGAAGCTTTACGTAAAGCACTGACACGGGCGGGCAGGCGGGCTGAGCCCCTCACGCCAGGTGCACGCCCTGCGGTGTGCGGGGCACGCCAGAGCAGCCCCACCGCTGCCTAATGCCCGCGGGCACCGAGCGCCGGGCCGCTCCCTGCTCCACCTCCATCTAAACTAGGAGGAGAAACACGCTCGGCTGCGGGTCAGACACGCTGTTTCGCCACCGAACCAGGGCCAGCCGGGCGCGAACCGGCGAAACCGCACTGTCGGTACCTTTCAGAGCCAGCAAATGCTCCTGCTTGGGCTGGTTGACGTCCATGGCCTTCACCCCGCGGGATGGCCGACGACGCAGGAGGAGC
Protein-coding sequences here:
- the SHLD3 gene encoding shieldin complex subunit 3 is translated as MEVVLHYRPHQRDLVKLQKFAEAAVKEFPVRQLPRFAPWFPNDLHKLPLKPKKQAPVISCEEVEELKQLSTASEYVTGSRDYDCTKNLLEFHSSMKRGPTLIQAKAVHRPINLDYQGEPPPNGKQKLKRSWSVSLPSAKLKEKIHPLSQELQSNLERLNLHVFCRAKWTVEQSICKNQNLEDVWIKLNRLIKQNELPSCNATIQRSVGQIWIFCDILYCEYVRNILREKLSLTDKMNLFVHRYGIVFSL